The Malus domestica chromosome 10, GDT2T_hap1 nucleotide sequence acaaaagcttcaacaaatggagggcaactacaaatgccaaaagcttcacacactcttgatcaagatagtgtgaagcaaaatcaattcatggtacccaacaaagcttcaatctcaaagcttcacctacaaagcttcaacacaaaaacttcacctacaaagcttcaccacaaagcttctctaacaaaagcttcaagaaatggagggcaactacaaatgccaaaagcttcacactcttgatcaagatagtgtgaagcaaaatcaattcatggtacccaacaatgCTTAaacctcaaaacttcacctacaaagcttcacctacaaagcttcaccaacaaaagcttcaacaaatggagggcacctacaaatgccaaaagcttcacacactcttgatcaagatagtgtgaagcaaaatcaattcatggtatctgacacaccccgatcgagattaaggcatgttggccgtcatgtgagagtgaagtagccatgtgcatagtgcggaagcgataacggtaagaattatacgaataattaaaaaccgaattactagagtgcactactaaacagaaagtggtaggagttagttacaacaataaacactcctaatcagagcataaaagtctaggtgcagtctagtaggacaagtactaattatacagtatcaggaatgtcctactattatttggataagtcagaactgccgacatcctcaagccaccaacagcaagcttacttaaaacttggaggggcgcaaaacagaaaacatgactgggcaaaaacaaatgttttacaaaatcattttttttatcaacatatctaacccctcactgtaaaacatgtataattttcccagaatcaagatataagcatatatatatatatatatatatatatgaaatcatatcaattcaattcatgcttcacataatcatattcaaatgtatgctatgccaagatataacagagtaagcaattcaggtaagaataaattcatagaattatgatatgttagccggaacccctgtggtagtctgtacggctaaattcatagctcaaaagtcaatctagtcggagtcactacaatgacctatacggcaatgtactgcacataagttggaaccactaaaaaggtttgtacgacaagattgggtgtaatatagttatgctcaattttactctctcataatagccgggcgataaatctctagtcacctacgagtcggaaccttAATTAAGGTTTGTATGACAAAACTGtacacttaagttggatccaatatgagcatatagtgcgagAGGTGACATAAATAGACAGGCTTGTACTTCATATTTCTGGCTAAATCATAATCACCtaaggtgcagttttatgaccTCAACATTATTcgatcacatatcacatcatcgatgattcacctaaccaaacataacttatcTGAATTTACATGTGCCTCAAcagcaccacacacacacacacacacacacacacacacacacacatatatatatatatatataaaaggtaTCACACACCAAGTCATACACGAAAcataattgtatatgcatggcatttatggcatattatcatttaaacatatttttctgggaaaatatcaagtatataaatatatactgaaaactaaaagcccattcactgatatgtcgaagggtcgtaaccccgagtcccccgtggatacgctcgtccttgAGATAAGCCtaacctatatgcgaattaactataaaaacgttattttaaagcacataggcgaAACTAGCTAATAagttctcatacattgctcaaaatgggtatatgaatataccatagtgacctacacaacctcacgaacattgtgatatttttagaaaaaaatttctatgGCTCACGTGCCCTCATGCGCATCACCTTCAACCTCCAGACGCTAGAACAATGTCGCCGGTGCCGGATTCTGGGTAGACCTGCAACGGCCTCTTTCTCGCTTGtttcttaaccatttttcatgaaatttatacCAATAGAAAGCTGGAGATGAGTAAAACAATGTTATACCTGTTTAAagctccaaaaatcacaaaatcttGTCGGAGGAATTCGAGGAAACTAGCCAACTTCGAAACTAGCTATCCCGACGTCTAAATCTTTCCAACAAAGCACTCTGAGCCTCCTTAGAACCTCTTAAAGCTTCCTATGGTCTTGAAATTCcataaaaatcaacattttacgtGAGCATGAATAGTACTTCAAATCGAGGTTATGGTTTCGACGTGAAAACGATGAAGTTCTTACCTGAAACGTGTACCCCAGGACTCGTATGGTCCTCATGAACACAATGGTGGTCTTAGAATCCTTGATTTGTCACGATtcaaagggttttgggtttgagtCCGTACAGgagggaaaagaaagagagtctaagagatagagagaggacACAGGAGGGAAGAGGGAGAAGgttatgggtgtgtgtgtggtccaaagtCACCAATCACAACTAATAATTTTCTTACttccaattgggtccaaaataATAGAAACTTAACACATTGGTCCTCAACCACACATAGCCCCACAATGTCACAAACGCTCAAGGGTAAATCTGTCTTTTCATGACCACGATAAATAATTCTCAGGACGGGCTGTGAaagtatccaaaaaaaaaaagagatatttttgaaaattcaaaaattcaaaaattcaaaaaaaaaaaaagggcctagACCTCTCCTTATTtgagcctaacaactttcataacaaatatatatgaaggaggactTTTGGGCtatcacttagaaaggaaaatggtgaagttttgttactttggaaacttggctactagcaagacacctcctttgtcaactccctcaaccgaagacttgggggactcctaccatatatTACTACACCTTGGTACTTGGAGGTTTCATGActacttagtgacttggatctttcaagtctccaaccgataaattttcctcactcgggaaatcaAATGAGCATTATTTTAACCTAAATGCTTCACCCCtgtaaaagaaagggcaacagggctacttgtttaaaaatcgaagaagcatcgctatctgaatctcgagagcaaGATCTTCCTGGATAAAATTTGTCAACACTACCCACACGCAATATCAGCTTTTCGGGTACCACAGGTAGCTTTCTTAAAGATCCCTGACCAAGCTAACGCGCGTGAATTTTGTAGCCCCAACTACCTTAACTATTACCCACAAGaggtaaaggaacatcaccatTACTGGCTAATTGGCAAATCCCTAGATGCATCGACCTCCAGCTTTCGTGGCAAAGCATACTCACAAGAATGCCTAATTTTTCCTTATATCCAAGAACACACCTTCAACAAatttgcttgttcaaaaatcgaaaaggtgaCGTTCTCAGaatttcaagagccagatctTCAACATATcttcttgttcaaaaatcgaagaggcaccactctccaaacttcgagagtcagcacttgaaatcaagcttccagtcaggaactgactacctggaaccctttcctgattacttacctaacatttctcttgagtactcatcttcaacatcttgtgcttccaaagaagataccacatttgcttgaggaacaaatagggaaagtgaaaatgatacaaggaagcatgtggagacaagtgcaacagaACATGTGTCGATTCACCTATTACTTCTTGAAAAGCAAaggtatcccatatcattagggtcgaacgtactccaGATTTGacgaacttgttttgacccttaaattctagAGTTGGCTCGCTCATTTGAAGGAAACTAGGAAACcctcaaatccagttcaagaataagcttgtggaaagtcaaTACGTACAACCCAATTCATCCTttatttcttcaaaagcaaaagtaactcatatcatttcttctcttttttcttttcattatcCTTTTTGTTGcttgcaagataaggagaatgatAACAATAAGCTGGAACCCGAGATCAAAACTTCCAAATCTGAGGCTGATTGCTTGGaactttgattgcttaccttgtctgtcacctctttcgacagatctcctagcttggcgacttgggggacttctactatATGGTTTATAtaacacttgaccaagcctgatactacaagtaagcttcaagtgaaaatgatacattaccttgtgcatcaaCATCAGCTAAAGATACCATTCTTGGATGAAGGACAAATACCTCCAGAAAAGATGCCACTTTTACCTATGGGGcagaggcaagtgaaaatgatactacacttcggtacttagaagttttgtgattccTCAGTGGCTTAGATCAtgcaagtccctaaccgagggacttccctcactcgggaacttaggggagcactgtttgtaccatatttgatCAATCTCGAAACTattaagcaccggtcaacgttataccgtcaaagacccagaagagttaccctccaactaggaggccaatcacagcgcgacttgtgtcgacatcagaagccaatcacagcgcgaaacgtgtcaacatcagaggccaatcacaacacgacacatgtcaatgtcaaaacaaagctataaactctcttctataaaaggagatcattctcccacaataatcccaAATACCATTTGCACTAAATCATTTACTAaaactcactaaaagagagcttgaacctatgtatttgtgtaaacccttcacacttaatgtgaaccacgtacatcttgtgtttgcttccttgtttctatccatttacatacttatccacactagtgaccgaagctatctagcgaaggtcacaaacttgacactttctgttgtaccaaagtcctcactgatgttgtgcatcaacaaagtccAACGACCACAAGTACTTCACGACACCAATTTATATGTTGTCCATATGTTTGGCTTAAAGTTCGTCACATGtgaaagggtgtgtgagaatgTGAAGGTTTAGGGTAAAAGGAGAAACCTTGCAATTGTTGGAATTAATGCACTACCCTAAATGTTAAGACTCTAGACATTCCCAAGAACAATTATTCATGCGCTACTCTAAATGTTAAGACTCTAGACATTCCCAAGAACAATTATTCTAGAGTCATTGTTCTTAGCCCATGACTGTTAAGTTATCTAGGAAGAACTCTCTAGTACTTTGTATTCACTATATATATAGCCTTTGGCATATCATTTTGTATCAAGAAAGTTACAATAAGAAGTAATACAAGAGCTCTGCTGTAGCAACTCAGATTTCCCATAAACTTGTTAAGTATTCCCATTCCTTTACACTTCCTACAAATTGGTACCATAACCTTGTTCGTTCATATACgggtgttcaaaacatctcCAACAGATGGCTTCTGGTGGGAAAGAAGGTCCATTAGTTTCCTACTttattcttccaattttttgagGAGAGAATTATGATTTTTAGAAGGTGAAGATGAGGACTTTGCTTCGATCAGAAGGACTCTAGAGCATAGTTGAAACAAGACTTGAAGAACCAGCTGCCGACACCGAAGTTCCAGCTACACAAAGAGAAAAGTTTGAAGTAGATGTAATGAAAGATGCCAAGGCTCTCTCAAAAATTCAAAACGGAGTCACTGGCAACATTTTTCCAAGAATCACAAGAGCCTAAATAGAAAAAGAAGCGTGGGAGATATTAGAAAAGGAGTTCCAAGGTGACAGCAAGGTAGAAACCATCAAGCTCCAGACGTTGCGCAGGGAGTTCCACAATTTGAAGATGAAGGAATTAGAATGCATCCAAGACTACTCTTCTAGAGTTGTTGAAGTGGTGAATCAAATTATAACACTTGGAGAAGAGATGTCTGACCAACAGGTTGTTAAGAAGATCTTGATCAGCTTGCTGGAAAAATACGATTCGATTGTTTCGGCCATTAAAGAGTCAAAAGACCTCGCCACTTTATCACTAGAGTAATTGATGGATTCTTTAAAGTCACATGAGCAAAGAAGGCTGAGATGAAATAATGAGCAATCTATTGAAAGTGCTTTCCAATCGAAGCTCACATTCAAATCCAAGAAGTTATTCAAGAAAGGCAATGCTCGAGATGACTAGCAAGGTGGGGAGCAAAGAAGATGGAAGAAATGCCAGTCTAGCAAAAGAGATGATGACAAAAGCACTAAAGGTTATAAGCTTTTTTTGTAAGATTTATAACAAAAATAACCATGACATAGCTAAGTGTTTTAACCGCGAGAAGCCAAAGTGTCATTATTGCAACAAATTTGGACATGTTGAAAAGGAATGCAGATTCAAGAATTCAAGCAAATTTTGAGGAGAATGATGATGCAAAAGaaggaattttattttatgCTGGTCAATCAAAATCcggagaagaaaatggagatgaTTATTATCACCAAGCATTGGGGAAAGGCACTGTTCCTGTCTAAACAAAAAGGGGAGTCAAATATATCCGTGATGTTTTGCTTGTTCCAAACATAGCTCAAAATTTATTAAGTGTTGGGCAGCTTATGCGAAATAGCTACAAAGTTGTTTTTGAAGATGTGGATTGCACTATTTATGACAAAAAGGATAATGAGCAACTCGTTGCAACGGTTCCAATGGagacaaataaaaaattttcccCTTTCAATacattttggaaatgaaatttCTTTGAAGGTTGATGTTGTGCAAGACTCTTGGTTGAGGCACAACAGGTTCTGTCATTTAAATTTCCAGAGGCTAAAGCTTCTCCAGAAGAAAAGCATGGTGAAAGGGTTACCAGAAATTGAAGCAACAGCTGATGCTTGTGAAGGGTGTGTCATGGGTAAACAGCATCGTAATTCATTCCCAAGTCAAAGCAGTGGAGAGCAAAGGCACCGCTGGAACTTGTGCATACCGATATTTGTGGCAAAATGCCAACTCATTCCTTAAGCCAGCACAGGTACTTTCTTAtgttcattgatgatttttcgaGGATGACATGGGTTTACTTTTTGAAGGAGAAATCAGAAACTTTCAGTCTTCAAACAATTCAAAGCTTTAGTAGAAAAGCAAAGTGGTTGCAACATCAAAATCATTCGAAGTGACCGAGGAGGTGAATATACCTCTCATGAATTTGAAGAATACTACAAAGATGAAGGCATTTGGAAGCAATTGACAACAGGATATAGTCTCCAGCAAAATGGGATTGCCGAAAGAAAGAACCGAACGATCGTGGAGATGGCTAGATACATAATGAATGAGAAAGGGCTACCAAAAAATATTTGGGCAGAAGCTGTGTATACAACAGTATGTATTCTTAATAGATGTCAAACCAAAGTAGTGAAGAACAAAACTCCATTTGAAGCTTGGAGCAGATTCAAACCTTCGgtgagtcatttcaaaaattttgGCTGCATTTGTTATGCTTATATTCCCGTTAAAAAAAAGAACTAAGCTTGATGAAAAATGCCAAAAATGTATCTTTCTTGGCTATTGTTCCAGCACCAAAGGTAATAGGCTTTATAATGTTGAAACTAAGAAATTGATTGTGAGTAGATAtgtgatttttaatgaaaaagctAGCTAGGATTGGAATGAAAATAAAGTTCAGGAGATGACATATGCAATTGTGAAAGAAGAAAGTGAAATTCCAAGAGAGCAGCAGCAAGAAGAAGGCACGCCTCAGACTCCAGTAGTTGTCGGAAGAAGAAGTTCAAATGATGTTGGAAGCAGTTCGAATGCAAAACCTGTTTCTCCTAACTACCCTTCATCAAAAAGTCCTCCATTAAGAACTCGAAGTTTGTGAGCAGTGTATGAGACTTGCAATTTCGTTGGTGTAGAGCCGGAAAGCTTCGAAGAGTCacaaaatcatgaaatatggGTGAAAGCCATGAATGAGGAGATGAGAATGATCGAGAAAAATCAAACATGGGAGCTAGTTGATTATCCACAAGATAGAGATGTCATAAACGTGAAGTGGATTTTCAAGACAAAATTCAATCAAGATGGGAGCATTCAAAAGCATAAAGCTAGGCTCGTGGCAAGAGGCTTTACTCAAAAGCCAGATATTGATGTTTCTGAGACCTTTGCTCCAATTGCACGGTTGGAAACTATTAGAACTTTGATTGCTCTTGCTACTCAaaagaattggttgatttaTTAACTTGATGTGAAGTCTGCATTTTTTAATGGAGTGTTGGAAGAAGAAGTTTAAGTTAAAAAACCCCCAAGTTTCGTGCTTGAAGGGGTAGAAgacaaagttttcaagctaaaAAATGCCCTTTACGGATTAAAGCAAGCACCTCGAATGTGGTATGCTGAAATTGATAAGTATTTTGCCAAGCGTGGTTTCGAAAAGAGTTAAAGTGAGCTTACACTCTATATTTTAAAGAGATGAACTTCCATTCTCATTGTTtccttatatgtggatgacttaGTCTTAACTGGAAATGATCAAAGTTTGTTACGGCAGTTCAAGAAAGATATGATGAGCACCTATGAGATGAGTGATCTTGGTTTGCTTCATTATTTATTGGGAATTGAAGTTTCTCAAACCAAAAATGGGATAtttatttctcaaaaaaataagCAGAAAATCTACTCAAGATATTGAATTTGTCTATGCAAAACAGTAGCTACTCCTTTGATGCCAActaaaaagatgaagaaatgtgATGGTGCAAAGAAAGCAGATGCCACAAAGTATCGAAGTTTGATCAGCAGTCTTTTATATCTCATTGCCACTATGCCGGATATCATGTTTGCTTCAAGTATGCTTTCAAGATACATGAAGGAACCAAGTCAGCTTCACTTTGGTGCCGGAAAAAGGGTGTTAAGATATGTGCAGGGCACGAAGTTCAAGGCTTATTGAGTACACCGATATTGATtgggtgataggagcatatttgtgcgacttagttagcttgttcttgtgcatttttgttgttattccttagttattttagtgtttaaagtcattttcgtgcaatttcacgTTTATATGgctaatgtggcaaagaagtgcatttggagcctttttagagcaaaattgggcttggaatcgATGACAAATGCTTGGAGCTAAAgaaatggatgaaattgaagatcaaaggaggctaggaatgaataatggaatgaagaaatgaaaaggaagaacaaagagttcagaattggaaaccaaagtttctaaagttggaagttgttattcttggaggtttccattcttgaaagtttctattcttggattggaagtttcctaatcctcTCTCACCTATGTTCTAAGCCCTTGCCGTGCCTTTCCTAAGCCAATTCCATGTGGATTCTGATTTGGCTAGCCTTATTCCTTGTGAATTTGGGTTATACAAATCCTTTTCAGAAACTAAGTGGGACAAAACCCTTTCCTTGGTGGATTAAACCCTTTTGCCGCAAACCCTAGGGCCTAAGCCTTTTATTTCTGCTAAGTTAAACCCTAATCTATTTCCCCTAGGGTTGTGCTGCACCTATCacttctagaagcctaaaaatctgcataaaaccctagttcttttctcccttggatgggccaagccttttatctccaaaaccctaaccatTTCCcatcagattttgtgaaaaccctagtctataaatacaagtttTCAGCCATAAATTAGTCACCACCCCTCAAGCCATTCAGAAACACCCTTGTCGCAACCCTAGACACCATTTTACATCATTCATTCAAGCCATTCACTCTCACACACATCCAGCCGTACCCTTTCACCCTAATCAGCCATCCCACACCATTCTTACAATCCATCACCCCCAAAACCATCACCCAtctcttgtgccgcagcaaggaagaaggaggagagccCTTGGACTTAAGTTCAagttgctggaacgttttaggtgtaatctttcttttattttcgatgtttaaattcaataatctttgttttgtgagtatgaggaactaaacccctattaGCTAAggggaatttcgaaaccatggctatgcttgcaatatgatttgattacattcagttgtgatttcatgaattgtgaattcggtttacttatctgtttgaattAAAACGTGTTTATGTATGTGAGTTAAGAGTGCTCACTTAATTtgtatgcataaatatgatgctaggatataagcgagtttcacctaatcgttatgaacttatattcataagtagtaaaggttgttagcCATAATCATGTTAAATAAATTCCTAgcataagtatcatgcgctttcatagttacgaatgccttgtcaacacttatgatttccatagaacttaatgatctttgattgtttctctattatgcgctttcatgtagggaacttttaaggaataatttgattgcaatgcgctatttccattcaattcaatgacttaagggaaatctgagggttaatttaagcgtacctaattaacttggggtgttgaggttcatggttcattgaaaaagcaactggaaattgttttgtatgcaagtatgtcatgtgtggagaaaaacctcctagttagcccatcatccatataTTTCACCAAATCTATGCAATCTACCTAGTTTtagttcttgctttgttttattaattttcgtccaaaaccaaatccccctctactttagagtgtctaactagttagaatatgttttagattgtgtttttaagtgttttgagttaagGAAAAcctaaaattcgtccaaatttgtgtttaaagttcaaaactgcccagattgtgtttttaggcagttttgaatgtttttagcttattttgagtcttgtgaatttgttttgagtcttttgagtctagttaagtgttttaaagcttagttttatctatttgagtcagtttagagtgtttagcaatccttcctaatccccggtttaagaacgatccctacttacatatatactacaattgtcaaaagagggtttaatttgcgtgttggattatttcacatcaaattttggcgccgttgccggggattagcaactttgctaatcccttgttatttctttttgtttaatttcatttgttttagttgctgaccttgttttgttttcttgtttttaggtactagtttatgactcggagttctcaacCGATTCATCAGAATATcttagactttgacgacgatttcgaGTGAACtttgaaaaggaaaaggaatcaACAAGAGCCCCAACCAcctcaacctgcaccagatcgTGAAGAGGATGAAGTACAAGTGGAAGAGGAGGCCACGGCTTAGATTTTTGAGGAAGAACAAGCTATGGCAGCGAACAaccgaacaatcaaggagctttccgcttcgggatatAACAATGCCatgcctttatgcattcaatatccaagggcaACCCCAGACAAGATAGatgagttcgaattaaagtcaagcctattgcaccatattcctaagtttcatgggttgtccatggaagatcctaataaacacttgaaggagtttgaggttgtttgttcgagcatgactcccgtgaatgttgatgggagcattttgaagatgaaggcttttcccttttctcttttggaaaaggctaaagattggttgtatgaactagCCCCCGAAACTGTCatatcatgggagagtatgaaacatgcatttttggagaagtttttcctaacttctcgagtcattcttttacgcaaaaggattagtggcattcagcataaccaaggtgaa carries:
- the LOC139188637 gene encoding uncharacterized mitochondrial protein AtMg00820-like, translated to MTYAIVKEESEIPREQQQEEGTPQTPVVVGRRSSNDVGSSSNAKPVSPNYPSSKSPPLRTRKPESFEESQNHEIWVKAMNEEMRMIEKNQTWELVDYPQDRDVINVKWIFKTKFNQDGSIQKHKARLVARGFTQKPDIDVSETFAPIARLETIRTLIALATQKNWLIY